A window from Acetomicrobium sp. S15 = DSM 107314 encodes these proteins:
- a CDS encoding fumarylacetoacetate hydrolase family protein: MKLVRFVVSGEENPLWGVLEGDSIRVTDGLGGDFTGDRFPLAKVSLKAPAETPKIVCVGKNYVDPTKPTPADELPKEPGLFLKAANALADPEQPLPYPPFTKELAFEGELAVIVGRTMKKVRESDALDYVLGYSCAIDITAKDCQKSDLQWVRAKSADRFCPLGPWIETDLSPQNVMLSTRINGEVRQESSTAHMIFPVAFILSYISSFMTLLRGDVVLTGTPKGAGPLQRGDVIEVSIEGIGTLKTPVV, from the coding sequence GTGAAGCTGGTGCGCTTTGTGGTCTCCGGAGAGGAAAACCCCCTGTGGGGTGTCCTTGAGGGGGACTCGATTCGCGTTACGGATGGTTTGGGCGGGGATTTTACGGGCGACCGGTTCCCCCTGGCGAAGGTCTCGCTCAAAGCTCCCGCGGAAACCCCTAAGATCGTGTGCGTGGGCAAAAACTACGTAGATCCCACCAAACCTACGCCCGCTGACGAATTGCCCAAGGAGCCGGGCCTCTTTTTGAAGGCGGCCAATGCCCTTGCCGATCCGGAGCAACCCCTGCCGTATCCGCCGTTCACGAAGGAGCTAGCCTTCGAGGGGGAGCTTGCGGTCATCGTAGGGCGGACAATGAAGAAAGTTCGCGAAAGTGACGCCTTGGATTACGTCCTCGGATACAGCTGCGCGATCGACATAACGGCCAAGGACTGCCAGAAGTCGGACCTCCAATGGGTGAGGGCCAAGTCGGCCGATCGCTTTTGTCCCCTTGGGCCGTGGATCGAGACCGATCTATCCCCTCAAAATGTGATGCTCAGTACGCGCATAAACGGGGAGGTGCGCCAGGAGTCCTCGACCGCACACATGATTTTCCCCGTGGCGTTTATCCTGAGCTACATATCGTCCTTTATGACGCTCCTGCGTGGTGATGTGGTGTTAACGGGCACGCCTAAAGGGGCGGGCCCGCTGCAGCGCGGCGACGTGATCGAGGTTTCTATAGAAGGTATAGGGACGCTGAAGACGCCGGTGGTTTAG
- a CDS encoding UvrD-helicase domain-containing protein, whose product MSDGGLLALLRTATPSQREAITSNKHFIAVSAGAGTGKTSTLAWRFAWLVATGEAKCDQILTVTYTEKAALEMASRIRATLRSWKETLKATGEKGDNLLALRLEDAERRIEEATISTVHSFSMDLIRSAGPTRGTESHRVPSMPEEEEFWRSVEEALDAVDSEWFAARLSGEKRKWASLLREPDFLDVLEEFGTASMIAFARGAIGLFSSHGSCPDDLWLDEAALALRDGALVSCGATADDIAALFDEGDCELDRRLRLALAKAAALLWAVWETQKENELWLSFDDMIRYAKDIIEEDPSLVRRFKAVLVDEFQDINGVQGAFLESLKKLSGASLFLVGDIKQSIYRFRHADPSIFARQIAAARDDENGLYVAMNESFRTRDALLEVINDLFGFIWRDGVEGRSSIPYEPIDGAKEAPWWSERCSAAGVKPFAILIERGSEETKAEEEREAAVRKLGAALSSLRGKDIWDKEKREARPCEWKDMAVLVPARTSFAALERVLRDEMRLPVAFFSGMRYFSRFEAQDASSLLKALADPSDDLALAGYLLSPFSKLPPHRATELISEGADNDEKWGLWKLLERREPEVASRLISLKRLAALEGPSRALAALIDEARAFYALPVHLRIGAMLALQRAVDIAREYEAALGPSLEGCAAYLHEATREGLKAEEVNVDLEAEDAIKVLTVHAAKGLEFPVVAVFGLERHFAARRGESLFPSIPLLASGSRFPDRWGQKNDPVSKKAHRFIEEREGSEEWKRLFYVACTRAQDALLLCGIWPKKGGGPKEGTWLHHVFNWLDSKGEKLEDYASLDSSDDEGTRTERAEKKAPSPERSAALALPRQRGGALEVLSATAFSTLRYCPKAFRLKYKQGLPLTWELPSEEGASGGPELGSLAHWILARWDFAPESLDRLLSEKGEHVESLPPALKAPFSEEASRRQLREWLSGLAEGELGQLLRQKLGMGLLRREVPFRTRVGETALVGIVDVLWEEEDHIHIWDYKITSLENAPMELYAEQMRFYGLAWHLLHPNRAVKLGLCFLREGKTELLEGVDFEEIEEAVRESVCAGANGPFPPAHTRCGSCPWRNFCFKELAAAGRRA is encoded by the coding sequence ATGAGTGACGGCGGGCTCCTCGCCCTCTTGCGAACCGCCACGCCCTCCCAGCGCGAGGCGATCACTTCAAACAAGCACTTCATAGCGGTGAGCGCAGGTGCTGGCACAGGAAAGACCAGCACGTTGGCGTGGCGGTTCGCATGGCTCGTGGCCACGGGTGAGGCCAAGTGCGACCAGATACTCACCGTGACCTACACGGAAAAGGCGGCTCTCGAAATGGCCTCGCGCATAAGGGCCACCCTCCGCTCGTGGAAGGAAACCTTAAAAGCGACAGGGGAAAAAGGCGACAACCTTTTGGCGCTGAGGCTCGAGGATGCCGAGCGCAGGATCGAGGAGGCCACCATATCGACGGTTCACTCCTTCTCCATGGACCTGATTCGCTCCGCCGGTCCCACCCGCGGGACGGAATCGCACAGAGTCCCATCTATGCCCGAAGAAGAGGAGTTTTGGCGCTCCGTCGAGGAAGCGCTCGACGCAGTGGATTCGGAGTGGTTCGCCGCTAGGCTCAGTGGCGAAAAAAGAAAATGGGCGAGCTTATTGAGGGAGCCGGATTTCCTCGACGTGCTCGAGGAATTCGGCACCGCCTCGATGATCGCCTTCGCAAGGGGAGCGATCGGATTATTCTCAAGCCATGGCAGCTGTCCCGACGACCTCTGGCTCGACGAGGCTGCGCTCGCCCTAAGGGACGGGGCCTTGGTATCCTGCGGTGCGACGGCGGACGACATAGCAGCGCTGTTCGACGAAGGCGATTGCGAACTCGACAGGAGGCTTCGCCTGGCACTCGCCAAGGCGGCGGCGCTGCTCTGGGCCGTTTGGGAAACCCAAAAGGAAAACGAGCTGTGGCTCTCCTTCGACGACATGATCCGCTACGCCAAGGACATCATCGAAGAGGACCCATCCCTCGTAAGGCGTTTCAAGGCCGTGTTGGTGGACGAGTTTCAGGACATAAACGGCGTCCAAGGCGCGTTCCTCGAGTCATTGAAGAAATTGAGCGGCGCGAGCCTATTTCTGGTGGGCGACATAAAGCAATCCATATACCGCTTTCGCCACGCCGACCCATCGATATTCGCCCGCCAAATCGCAGCGGCGCGCGACGACGAAAACGGCCTTTACGTTGCAATGAACGAATCCTTTCGCACTCGCGACGCGCTGCTGGAGGTGATAAACGACCTCTTCGGGTTCATCTGGCGCGATGGCGTAGAGGGGCGCTCCTCTATCCCCTACGAACCGATCGATGGAGCAAAGGAGGCGCCCTGGTGGAGCGAAAGGTGCAGCGCCGCGGGCGTAAAGCCCTTTGCGATCCTCATCGAAAGGGGCAGCGAGGAAACAAAGGCGGAGGAAGAGAGGGAAGCGGCGGTGCGCAAGTTAGGCGCTGCGCTATCTTCTCTGAGGGGCAAAGACATATGGGACAAGGAAAAGAGAGAAGCGCGGCCGTGCGAGTGGAAGGACATGGCCGTACTCGTGCCCGCGCGGACATCCTTTGCCGCCCTCGAGCGCGTCCTGAGGGATGAGATGAGGCTGCCCGTGGCGTTCTTCAGCGGCATGAGATACTTCTCCCGCTTCGAAGCGCAAGACGCCTCTTCGCTCCTGAAGGCCCTCGCCGACCCATCCGACGACTTGGCTTTGGCGGGGTACCTCCTGTCCCCCTTCTCTAAGTTGCCGCCCCACAGAGCCACAGAACTCATAAGCGAAGGGGCTGATAACGACGAAAAATGGGGGCTGTGGAAGCTGCTCGAGCGCAGGGAACCGGAGGTCGCCTCTCGCCTCATTTCGCTAAAAAGGTTGGCAGCGCTTGAAGGCCCCTCGAGGGCCTTGGCAGCGCTCATCGATGAGGCGAGAGCTTTCTACGCGCTCCCCGTTCATCTGCGCATCGGCGCCATGCTCGCCCTGCAAAGAGCTGTGGACATCGCCCGCGAATACGAAGCGGCGTTGGGACCGAGCTTGGAGGGATGCGCCGCATATCTGCACGAGGCTACGCGGGAGGGGTTGAAGGCGGAGGAGGTGAACGTCGACCTCGAGGCGGAGGACGCGATCAAAGTGTTGACGGTTCACGCCGCGAAAGGGTTAGAGTTTCCCGTGGTAGCGGTCTTTGGCCTCGAAAGGCACTTCGCCGCCCGCCGGGGGGAGAGCCTCTTCCCGTCGATCCCCTTGTTGGCATCCGGAAGCCGCTTCCCGGACCGCTGGGGACAAAAGAACGACCCCGTCTCCAAAAAGGCGCACCGCTTCATCGAAGAGAGAGAGGGATCGGAGGAGTGGAAGCGTCTCTTTTACGTTGCCTGCACCAGGGCCCAAGACGCTCTACTCCTCTGCGGCATCTGGCCAAAAAAGGGAGGAGGCCCAAAGGAGGGCACATGGCTCCACCACGTCTTCAATTGGCTCGACTCCAAAGGGGAAAAGCTCGAGGACTATGCCTCCTTAGACTCCTCCGATGATGAGGGCACCCGCACAGAGAGGGCAGAAAAAAAGGCGCCGTCGCCCGAGCGATCCGCGGCTCTGGCGTTGCCGAGGCAAAGAGGCGGCGCGCTTGAAGTCTTGAGCGCTACGGCTTTTTCGACGCTCAGGTATTGCCCCAAGGCCTTCAGGCTAAAATACAAACAAGGGCTGCCCCTCACCTGGGAACTGCCGTCGGAGGAAGGCGCCTCGGGCGGGCCCGAGCTCGGGAGCTTGGCCCACTGGATCTTAGCCCGGTGGGATTTTGCGCCTGAATCGCTCGATCGCCTCCTTTCAGAAAAAGGCGAGCACGTCGAGAGCCTGCCGCCAGCCTTAAAAGCCCCCTTTAGCGAAGAAGCGTCGCGGCGCCAACTGAGGGAGTGGCTCTCGGGACTCGCGGAAGGAGAATTGGGGCAGCTTTTGCGCCAAAAGCTCGGCATGGGCCTCCTGCGTCGGGAAGTGCCATTTCGGACGCGCGTGGGCGAAACGGCACTCGTGGGCATTGTTGACGTCCTCTGGGAAGAGGAAGATCATATCCACATCTGGGACTACAAGATAACGTCCCTGGAGAACGCCCCTATGGAGCTGTATGCCGAGCAGATGCGCTTCTACGGCCTGGCCTGGCACCTGCTACACCCTAACAGAGCCGTGAAATTAGGGCTTTGCTTCTTGAGGGAGGGCAAGACGGAGCTCTTAGAAGGCGTAGACTTCGAAGAGATAGAGGAAGCGGTGCGGGAATCCGTATGTGCGGGGGCGAACGGCCCCTTCCCCCCCGCACATACTCGTTGTGGCAGCTGTCCTTGGCGAAACTTCTGCTTTAAAGAGCTCGCCGCGGCCGGAAGGCGAGCCTAA
- a CDS encoding PD-(D/E)XK nuclease family protein: protein MVPTDHDGGILSAILEAESPYRERVRIWQWTDIYKKTCEALKDKGIRWRRQVDPAERWLIIQSLWAGPSCSEALPPTARRPAMVKEFASSLRELLREEISWETYKNATGCKEPCEGGPCAKFDEVGAWLCWLLREYERYLQDRGLADSAQVATLTRELLLANSRSLAHIVRRYTWAFVGFMSFTHGQLELVRGLTKFDAHLRVFMPESGTGAYSAADQLEGITKKEANFAFPPKCIEISGATDRLAIETALKELLLWSLGKVTWGDEPFPGWENVGMLLPQDDLPTAKEALVRFQIPYQLKSGLPVAQTQFWSLVSRIFAAAKDNWPTRKTSFLLADRLLLGEGLPLSEATRKAPSGEGGWKAFLKDVPKGVEVFDALASFWKNISEGGLPEELLEALAKFIGERLEVLHKASDLAGEDIALDESVRMLASSCADAEKWALEHSASSEATDTANRALAGDHAIEFLRTWSEEAILLPPLQRKGVLNVYVDSPPVLAHHPAWVLVGVGSDRWPGKLRESPILPDEQRQIFHDRNLGLSPTHLPLLNERREQRRALFRRLLAAGDGVVFAVRPLADTEGRPIPPSPFFEEATGGETPWVSLACSVERPSSRALLSAREMRFSGVEAAADVPSRGRALPQAFPPARTKEAYLGDVNEWKGCPFRYAARRLWNIEEEAPSGFDPKLGGNLLHELWKRLWEERFRSGKALSDLVEALWEEVARSFYEEVLSRYSLYGRRLLYQVQRLARLQDSLESRLAPLRRDQMREYPLPELKINGVLFKGRADRIELLTDGSAVVLDYKSGGSDYYRDSVQLAAYAVALEEAGTSVAGYAYLCHKDGSIYGHFADLKLAKIFEQGRKKTSLKDKIDEARSTLESMANRMTSGLFSPDYSSKSCRDCGYKALCRREEIVRGGDNNE, encoded by the coding sequence GTGGTTCCAACGGACCACGATGGCGGTATCCTATCGGCGATATTGGAGGCCGAAAGTCCATATCGCGAAAGGGTTCGCATATGGCAATGGACCGACATATACAAAAAAACCTGTGAAGCGCTTAAAGATAAAGGCATTAGGTGGCGCAGACAGGTCGATCCCGCCGAGAGGTGGCTCATCATTCAGTCTCTATGGGCTGGACCATCCTGCAGCGAGGCCCTCCCGCCGACGGCGCGCAGGCCAGCAATGGTCAAAGAATTCGCCTCGTCCCTCAGGGAACTGCTCCGAGAGGAGATCTCGTGGGAAACATACAAAAACGCCACGGGCTGCAAAGAGCCGTGCGAAGGCGGCCCCTGTGCAAAATTCGACGAGGTCGGGGCGTGGCTGTGTTGGCTACTCAGAGAATACGAACGATATCTGCAGGATAGAGGCTTGGCCGACAGCGCCCAGGTCGCCACGCTGACGAGAGAGCTCCTCCTCGCAAATTCGCGGAGCCTCGCACACATTGTAAGAAGATACACCTGGGCCTTCGTCGGCTTCATGAGCTTCACTCACGGCCAACTTGAGCTGGTGAGGGGCTTAACGAAGTTCGATGCGCACCTTCGCGTTTTCATGCCGGAGAGCGGCACTGGGGCCTACAGCGCGGCCGACCAGCTCGAAGGCATCACGAAGAAAGAGGCTAACTTCGCCTTTCCGCCGAAGTGCATAGAGATATCCGGTGCCACCGATCGCCTCGCCATAGAGACGGCGTTGAAAGAGCTGCTGCTCTGGTCCCTCGGTAAGGTCACATGGGGGGATGAGCCGTTTCCGGGATGGGAAAATGTCGGGATGTTGCTCCCTCAAGACGACCTCCCGACGGCAAAAGAGGCCTTGGTCCGCTTTCAAATACCGTATCAGCTTAAAAGCGGCCTGCCGGTCGCACAGACGCAATTCTGGTCGCTCGTAAGCCGGATCTTCGCCGCCGCTAAGGACAACTGGCCCACCCGAAAGACATCTTTCCTACTGGCGGACCGCCTCCTCTTGGGCGAAGGCTTACCTTTGAGCGAGGCAACTCGCAAGGCTCCGTCGGGGGAAGGGGGATGGAAGGCATTCTTGAAAGATGTACCTAAAGGGGTGGAGGTTTTCGACGCCCTCGCCTCATTCTGGAAGAACATAAGCGAAGGCGGCCTGCCGGAAGAGCTCTTGGAGGCCCTTGCGAAATTCATAGGCGAGCGCTTGGAGGTTTTGCACAAGGCGAGCGACCTGGCCGGAGAAGACATCGCATTGGACGAGAGCGTGCGCATGCTCGCGTCCTCCTGTGCCGATGCGGAAAAGTGGGCGCTTGAGCACAGTGCGAGCAGTGAAGCTACGGATACGGCAAATCGCGCGCTCGCTGGTGACCATGCGATCGAATTTTTGAGGACATGGTCGGAGGAGGCGATCCTCCTGCCACCGCTCCAACGAAAAGGAGTCCTCAACGTATACGTGGATTCTCCGCCTGTCCTCGCCCACCACCCGGCCTGGGTATTGGTTGGGGTCGGCAGCGATCGTTGGCCCGGCAAGCTCCGCGAGTCGCCGATACTGCCTGACGAGCAGAGGCAAATCTTTCACGACCGCAACCTCGGGCTTTCCCCCACACATCTTCCCCTCCTAAACGAGAGGAGGGAACAGCGGCGCGCGCTCTTTAGGAGGCTTTTAGCGGCGGGAGACGGGGTCGTCTTCGCGGTGCGCCCGCTCGCAGATACGGAGGGTCGCCCGATTCCGCCATCGCCCTTTTTCGAGGAGGCCACAGGCGGAGAAACGCCCTGGGTTTCCCTTGCATGCTCCGTAGAGCGCCCCTCAAGCCGCGCGCTGCTTTCGGCGCGAGAGATGCGCTTTTCTGGCGTAGAGGCGGCCGCTGACGTGCCGAGCAGGGGGCGAGCGCTCCCACAGGCCTTTCCTCCCGCGCGCACGAAAGAGGCCTATTTGGGCGATGTGAACGAATGGAAGGGTTGCCCTTTCCGCTACGCCGCAAGGCGCCTCTGGAACATAGAAGAGGAGGCCCCTTCCGGATTCGATCCAAAGTTAGGAGGAAACCTGCTCCACGAGCTTTGGAAGCGCCTGTGGGAGGAACGCTTCCGAAGCGGCAAAGCGCTGTCGGACCTCGTGGAGGCGCTGTGGGAAGAGGTGGCGCGCTCGTTCTACGAAGAGGTCCTGTCGCGATACAGCCTTTACGGACGTCGCCTTTTATACCAAGTCCAGCGCTTGGCGCGCCTGCAGGACTCGCTCGAAAGCCGCTTGGCGCCGCTGCGCCGAGACCAGATGCGGGAATATCCGCTGCCCGAATTAAAGATAAACGGCGTCCTTTTTAAGGGAAGGGCCGACAGGATCGAGCTATTGACCGACGGGAGCGCGGTGGTCCTTGACTACAAGTCGGGAGGGAGCGACTACTACAGGGATTCGGTTCAGCTTGCAGCCTACGCCGTAGCGCTCGAAGAAGCGGGCACGAGCGTGGCCGGCTATGCCTATCTCTGCCACAAAGACGGATCGATCTACGGTCACTTCGCCGACTTGAAGCTTGCAAAAATCTTCGAGCAGGGAAGGAAGAAAACTTCGCTGAAGGATAAAATCGACGAGGCGAGAAGCACATTAGAAAGCATGGCCAATAGAATGACTTCGGGGCTATTCTCGCCGGACTATTCGTCAAAAAGCTGCCGGGATTGCGGCTACAAAGCCCTGTGCAGAAGAGAGGAGATCGTGCGTGGAGGCGACAACAATGAGTGA